The segment CTGGCAAATTTAAAGCAAAGGAAAGCGGCAGATAACTGAATAATTTCCCGTACAAAAGAAACCTTTACGCCACCTTCTAGGGGTATGTAAGGCAACCACTCATAAGAAACAGGGTTCAGGAAGGTGGCACCAATGATCACTGCCAGCCAGATAAGGTTGCGTTTGCCAGTAAAGAAGAACTCGGTCTTGGCCTCGTTCCTGGCGCGCACCTTGGCATTAGGTATAAAGGCTTCCTTGTTTCTGGAATCCAGAATGTAAAAAATAATACATAGGGCACTAATAGCAATCACCCAAGGGCTCAGTAGATGCTGCATGGTCCAGAAAAACGGTACTCCCTTCAGGAAACCAATAAACAGTGGCGGGTCTCCCAGCGGAGTCAACAATCCCCCAACGTTGCTTACAATAAAGATAAAGAACACTACCTGGTAAGGCTTGATGCGGTGGTTGTTCAATCTGATGAACGGCCTGATAAGCAGAAGGGAAGCCCCGGTGGTACCAATTACGTTGGCGATAACTGCTCCAAACAGCAGAATACCCACATTGATCAGGGGGGTAGCATTGGCATTGGCGTTTATGTAGATTCCACCTGCCGCTATGTACAAGGAACTAAGCAAAATGGCGAAGGAGGCGTATTCGGCTAGGGTTTCTATGGGCAGGTGCGTGTCATGCAGCACAAACAAGTAGTAACCTAACACCAGCAGGCCCAAGCCTACCGAAATAGTTTTAAATTGATGATGCCAGAAAGTAGGGAAAAAAATAGGTCCGGTGGCAATAAGACCAATAAGCAACGCAAAAGGTGCAATCAAAAAACCAGGCACGTCTGGTGGGGTAGAGGCCAGTAAAACAGTGGCAGGGAGCATAAGCACGCGGTTAGTGGAACAAAGTGTGCCCGTAAAGTTAAGGGTTCTCTATGAAAGGGTTAGAGGTTTTGCCTTTGTTTCCTAAAAACATGCCTTAAACAACGGCAGGGTGGTACCCAGAAAGTAACTAAGAGGTATGGGAAATTCTCACTAATTTTGGAAACTTAAATCACTGACCTTAAGTTTTTACTATATATTAATAGAAGACAGCCATGACTGAAAATACAACCAAGCC is part of the Rufibacter tibetensis genome and harbors:
- a CDS encoding sodium:proton antiporter, encoding MLPATVLLASTPPDVPGFLIAPFALLIGLIATGPIFFPTFWHHQFKTISVGLGLLVLGYYLFVLHDTHLPIETLAEYASFAILLSSLYIAAGGIYINANANATPLINVGILLFGAVIANVIGTTGASLLLIRPFIRLNNHRIKPYQVVFFIFIVSNVGGLLTPLGDPPLFIGFLKGVPFFWTMQHLLSPWVIAISALCIIFYILDSRNKEAFIPNAKVRARNEAKTEFFFTGKRNLIWLAVIIGATFLNPVSYEWLPYIPLEGGVKVSFVREIIQLSAAFLCFKFASRTALNGNHFSFDPILEVVFLFFGIFFTMMPALQLSAELASSPEFAARLTPSVFYWVTGTLSGVLDNAPTYANFLSLGMAKYHLNYADPNQVQSFAYGLGQTPETLLVLEAISIGAVLFGAMTYIGNGPNFMVKAIAEQAGVKMPPFFQYMFKYSLIYLLPVLALVWVLVIL